One genomic window of Lytechinus variegatus isolate NC3 chromosome 1, Lvar_3.0, whole genome shotgun sequence includes the following:
- the LOC121408345 gene encoding uncharacterized oxidoreductase SAUSA300_2422-like gives MHVTSPADKLHSQVPSAHLFSILAIELQSLQACEMATSSSAIQGSKELLQGKVAIVTGASNGIGVGIALELAKAGVSVCLAARREEKLQSVKNQIEEVGGKSMYVKTDVTVRQQVKDLVKKTEEEFGAVDILVNNAGVGYITYMKNLHEDAWEKMVDVNCKGVLNGIGAVLPGMIERQRGHIVNISSNAGRVAFPLLAVYTGSKFFVEGVSRSLRMEVKDQGIKVTCIQAGDVVTDFGDVSFDKEALEAYGVVDEKKCMKPEDIGRAIVYAVSQPQCVGVNEILIEPTQLPYV, from the exons ATGCACGTGACTTCTCCAGCTGACAAATTGCACTCACAAGTTCCATCAGCACATCTCTTTTCAATACTGGCAATAGAATTGCAAAGCTTACAAGCTTGTGAGATGGCGACTTCATCATCGGCGATACAGGGTTCAAAAG AGCTCCTTCAAGGAAaggttgccatagtaacaggaGCCTCCAATGGTATTGGTGTTGGCATTGCTTTGGAGCTAGCCAAAGCTGGTGTATCAGTGTGCCTGGCAGCCAGACgagaagaaaaattacaaaGCGTGAAAAATCAGATCGAAGAAGTTGGAGGGAAATCCATGTATGTGAAAACTGACGTCACAGTTAGACAACAG GTTAAAGATTTAGTCAAGAAGACAGAAGAAGAATTTGGTGCTGTAGATATCCTGGTCAACAATGCTGGAGTAGGATATATCACATACATGAAGAATCTACATGAAGATGCATGGGAGAAAATGGTTGATGTTAACTGCAAA gGAGTATTGAATGGGATAGGAGCAGTTCTTCCAGGAATGATTGAAAGACAGAGAGGACATATTGTTAATATATCATCTAATGCAGGCAGAGTG GCATTCCCATTACTAGCAGTATACACAGGAAGTAAATTCTTTGTTGAGGGTGTGTCAAGGTCATTACGTATGGAGGTCAAAGATCAGGGCATTAAGGTCACATGCATTCAGGCGGGAGATGTGGTAACAGACTTTGGAGATGTGTCCTTTGATAAAGAG GCATTGGAGGCATATGGTGTAGTAGATGAGAAGAAATGCATGAAGCCAGAAGATATAGGTAGAGCCATAGTCTATGCAGTCAGTCAACCACAATGTGTAGGTGTAAATGAAATCTTGATAGAACCAACTCAGTTACCTTATGTATAG
- the LOC121408338 gene encoding uncharacterized protein LOC121408338 produces MAGGSEDVSAYIEQFRLINEPTNHWDARKKFLLNNWDDYPEMQLVSLSMVWANMQFDGCKYSPELMDRVQDMAAGISDQPTIASRRSSSNVRPQGPSLVIGSSCPMQDPNEKHSPNSAASQHPFSLSGIEGGRSTSETGLQKLAKGKDVSGNDITISKDTPLIPICPSGDQQFHQLIRICSRLKEIDLKGRTDKQIRAALLNFLCKPQHHSRYEFCQVVGKQKEKGWRAFFILGEVLCSTGVDSSKKASKEKALTLFETLVKYHQFIALQKSCCKEANEHGIVYELIFMDERPLQMCTTSIAQDLNQEQSVDSTSSTVEDIEKDDRKVISAESILESLPHQFANHSLNSFINPAPKIPGFVLYESREDEEKLGDHTSNPVCKVVNSCSMCKVPCEFMSKRCEISRGIEGIVCTVFICHENIATGLAFTVRHAKHLAAHNAIKALKMTNPVLVKTSTGDGTSIERDELAGGGGASASKGEMLPETNVGHKLLKMMGWKGDGAGLGKREDGRAIPVEATGSGSRSKKGLGCDTDSLRNPQTNNLDDRKVFRFLQDFAHSEREDELVFSSELSKDDRKKLHSIALKLGLKSKSRGKNESRYLIIGRKWNVGNLVQAVEEKGGSMGGYQLHGPPM; encoded by the exons ATGGCGGGCGGATCAGAAGACGTCTCTGCGTACATCGAGCAATTTCGGCTTATCAATGAGCCCACAAACCATTGGGATGCCAGGAAAAAGTTCTTGTTGAATAACTGGGATGATTACCCTGAAATGCAGTTAGTTTCATTGTCTATGGTTTGGGCTAATATGCAGTTTGATGGCTGCAA ATACTCCCCTGAACTCATGGACAGGGTGCAGGACATGGCGGCAGGCATCTCTGATCAACCTACAATTGCATCTAGGAGGTCATCGTCCAACGTAAGACCTCAAGGGCCTTCACTCGTAATAGGATCATCATGTCCAATGCAAGATCCAAATGAGAAACACTCGCCCAACAGTGCTGCGAGCCAACATCCTTTTTCACTATCTGGTATTGAAGGTGGTAGAAGCACTTCTGAGACAGGATTACAGAAGCTTGCAAAAGGCAAGGATGTCAGCGGAAATGATATCACCATCAGCAAAGACACACCTCTCATTCCAATCTGTCCAAGTGGTGATCAACAATTCCACCAGTTGATTAGAATATGTAGCAGACTTAAAGAGATAGATTTGAAAGGTAGAACAGATAAGCAGATTAGAGCAGCACTCTTAAATTTCCTTTGTAAACCACAGCATCACAGCAGATATGAATTTTGTCAAGTTGTTGGAAAACAGAAAGAGAAGGGATGGAGGGCCTTTTTCATTTTAGGTGAGGTACTTTGTTCAACTGGTGTTGATAGTTCAAAGAAAGCAAGCAAGGAAAAGGCATTGACATTGTTTGAAACATTAgtgaaatatcaccaatttatAGCACTTCAAAAAAGTTGCTGTAAGGAAGCTAATGAGCATGGAATTGTGtatgaattgatttttatggATGAACGGCCATTACAGATGTGTACAACAAGCATAGCCCAAGATCTCAATCAAGAACAGAGTGTAGATTCAACTTCTTCTACCGTTGAAGATATTGAGAAAGACGATAGGAAGGTCATATCTGCAGAATCCATCCTAGAATCTTTGCCACATCAATTTGCAAACCATAGTCTGAATTCCTTCATCAACCCAGCTCCCAAGATACCTGGCTTTGTCTTGTATGAGTCAAGAGAAGATGAAGAGAAGCTTGGTGATCATACTAGTAATCCTGTTTGTAAAGTTGTCAACTCGTGCTCTATGTGTAAAGTACCTTGTGAGTTTATGTCAAAAAGGTGTGAAATTAGTCGAGGCATTGAGGGAATTGTTTGTACAGTGTTCATCTGTCATGAGAATATTGCCACGGGCCTTGCCTTTACGGTACGGCATGCTAAGCATCTTGCTGCTCACAATGCTATCAAGGCTCTAAAGATGACCAACCCTGTCCTGGTGAAGACATCTACAGGAGATGGTACATCCATTGAGAGGGACGAGTTAGCAGGAGGGGGCGGTGCATCTGCATCCAAAGGAGAAATGCTTCCAGAAACCAACGTTGGTCACAAGCTCTTGAAGATGATGGGTTGGAAGGGGGATGGGGCTGGTTTAGGGAAAAGAGAAGATGGAAGGGCAATTCCTGTTGAAGCTACTGGTTCTGGCTCGAGATCCAAGAAAGGGCTGGGTTGTGACACAGACTCCTTGCGAAACCCACAGACAAACAACCTGGATGACCGCAAGGTTTTCAGATTCCTGCAAGATTTTGCCCATTCAGAGCGGGAAGATGAACTAGTCTTTAGCTCTGAGCTAAGTAAAGATGACAGAAAAAAGTTACATAGCATAGCTTTAAAGCTTGGATTAAAGAGCAAGTCAAGGGGTAAGAATGAATCAAGATATCTGATCATAGGTAGAAAGTGGAATGTTGGTAACTTGGTTCAAGCAGTTGAAGAGAAAGGTGGTAGTATGGGTGGCTATCAGTTACATGGTCCACCAATGTAA